From a region of the Listeria monocytogenes ATCC 19117 genome:
- the sufU gene encoding Fe-S cluster assembly sulfur transfer protein SufU — protein sequence MTSRKLDQLYRQVIMDHYKNPRNNGELPDSDVTIDLNNPTCGDQIHLHLKMDGDKIVAAKFTGSGCSISMASASMMTQSIIGKTEKEALKMSREFSEMVQGHDHETIDEYGDVEALAGVAKFPARIKCATLSWKAMERAIFEKEGTK from the coding sequence ATGACAAGCCGGAAATTAGATCAGCTTTATAGACAAGTCATTATGGATCACTATAAAAATCCGCGCAATAATGGAGAGCTCCCAGATAGCGATGTAACAATCGACCTCAACAACCCAACATGCGGTGATCAAATTCATCTTCATTTAAAAATGGATGGTGATAAAATCGTTGCGGCAAAATTCACTGGTAGCGGTTGTTCGATTTCGATGGCCTCTGCTTCAATGATGACGCAAAGCATTATTGGGAAAACCGAGAAAGAGGCACTAAAAATGTCACGTGAATTTTCAGAAATGGTGCAAGGTCATGACCATGAAACGATTGATGAATACGGCGACGTTGAGGCACTTGCCGGAGTTGCGAAATTCCCAGCAAGAATCAAATGTGCAACCCTTTCTTGGAAAGCAATGGAGAGAGCGATTTTTGAAAAAGAAGGAACAAAATAA